A single region of the Salvia miltiorrhiza cultivar Shanhuang (shh) chromosome 8, IMPLAD_Smil_shh, whole genome shotgun sequence genome encodes:
- the LOC130998554 gene encoding uncharacterized protein LOC130998554 yields MMFPNNLNLRPSAIVLPEITGNWELKHTLIQILPKYSDMPGEDPQRHLQDFEMACGTVRTASQALEGAREWLYDLPEGSIRTWQELQSKFLEKHFPATRIQNLRTRISNIKMGSREILYEYWGRFKQMLAKCPQHQIPDHDLNRYFVGGLRRQDRQWLHAAYGGSILNKSAAEAFKLIADMAEESRDEEGTIVRTAPVPNPSAQDDKLDKLCNMFEKFMTNQETSNQGTPNIRKPVKACQLCLANSHATDECPQLFEDEELNAIGQQHNNQGWRQHENLRYDNNNFLGPNQGQTSNPQQHSQQPQQVRGSSLSELVHQMAQQQVKFQQETEKFIMEIRGGMQNVNSQLSHLAQVVARLESKQGELPSQVEVKKVNTMTLRGGKELPEVVRKKNHEEPEVSEEVGMGSADEEELTQEREIKRKAVGKGKEKLSQAEPIIPFPGRMAKEQEKEELTELVKIFRKVEVNMPLLVALRSMPRCAKFLKELCIRKVKYTDDAKFQVGESVSAVLQRDMPIKYGDPGMFYSPCVIGTMKVEKATLDLGASINVIPLSMYQDLEIGPLKPTRLVIQLADRSNVYPE; encoded by the exons ATGATGTTCCCGAACAACCTGAACCTCCGACCGTCAGCCATAGTACTACCGgagatcactggaaattgggagCTGAAGCATACACTAATTCAAATCTTGCCCAagtacagtgatatgcccgggGAGGACCCTCAAAGGCATCTCCAGGACTTTGAGATGGCATGTGGAACAGTGCGCACCGCTAGTCAAGCCCTTG AAggagcgagggagtggttgtaCGATTTGCCCGAAGGAAGCATTCGGACCTGGCAGGAGTTGCAGAGCAAGTTTTTGGAAAAACATTTTCCAGCCACCCGAATCCAGAATTTGAGGACTCGGataagcaacatcaagatgggATCGAGAGAAATCCTCTACGAGTATTGGGGAAGGTTCAAGCAGATGTTAGCCAAATGCCCGCAACATCAAATACCGGATCATGACCTTAATCGGTACTTCGTGGGGGGACTTCGAAGGCAAGACAGGCAATGGTTACACGCAGCATATGGAGGATCAATCCTGAACAAGTCCGCAGCAGAGGCTTTCAAACTCATAGCCGATATGGCCGAGGAATCAAGGGATGAGGAAGGTACTATAGTCAGAACTGCTCCGGTACCAAAtccttctgcccaagacgaCAAGTTGGACAAGCTATGCAACATGTTCGAAAAATTCATGACAAACCAAGAAACATCCAACCAAGGAACCCCCAACATCCGGAAACCTGTGAAGGCATGCCAACTTTGCTTGGCAAATTCACATGCAACCgatgaatgtccacaacttttcgAAGATGAAGAGCTTAATGCTATTGG GCAGCAGCATAACAATCAAGGGTGGAGACAGCACGAGAACCTTAGGTACGACAACAACAACTTTTTGGGGCCAAACCAAGGACAAACGAGCAATCCACAACAACActcgcaacaacctcaacaAGTAAGAGGATCCTCCCTATCAGAACTTGTACACCAAATGGCCCAACAACAAGTGAAATTCCAGCAAGAGACCGAAAAATTCATAATGGAGATAAGAGGAGGGATGCAGAATGTGAATTCCCAACTGTCACATCTTGCCCAAGTCGTAGCCCGACTTGAAAGCAAACAAGGGGAACTCCCTTCCCAAGTGGAGGTGAAGAAAGTGAATACTATGACACTTAGAGGTGGAAAAGAGTTACCTGAGGTTGTTCGGAAGAAAAATCACGAAGAACCAGAGGTGAGCGAGGAGGTTGGAATGGGGTCGGCAGATGAGGAAGAACTTACCCAGGAAAGAGAAATCAAGAGGAAGGCAGTAGGGAAGGGCAAAGAGAAATTGAGCCAAGCTGAGCCCATAATCCCCTTCCCAGGAAGAATGGCCAAGGaacaagaaaaggaagaacTAACCGAACTGGTGAAAATCTTCAGAAAGGTGGAGGTCAATATGCCCCTTTTGGTCGCACTACGCTCTATGCCCAGATGtgcaaaatttctcaaggaacTCTGCATTCGGAAAGTCAAATACACTGACGATGCGAAATTTCAAGTGGGCGAGTCCGTGTCTGCAGTCTTACAAAGAGATATGCCTATAAAATATGGGGATCCTGGCATGTTCTATAGCCCATGTGTAATAGGAACCATGAAGGTGGAAAAGGCAACGCTCGACTTAGGGGCATCCATCAACGTTATACCTTTATCCATGTATCAGGACCTGGAGATAGGACCACTGAAGCCTACCCGATTGGTGATTCAACTGGCAGATCGGTCAAACGTATACCCAGAATGA